From Medicago truncatula cultivar Jemalong A17 chromosome 7, MtrunA17r5.0-ANR, whole genome shotgun sequence, a single genomic window includes:
- the LOC11407089 gene encoding uncharacterized protein → MPTDGRDEHHTNSRRTRRRLETHNEFQRRGNTQAPETIIGPAPGRRNVLPRSVVADFPLNDARLLREFSARHAGFLLSEQTHPPDIRRGAYEYFANFLNLLRSHSTLDLMTTLKSHVAEGLDVINMYGFRGEWLDDLVLRLNPSYLDIAEEELRNLTDQEATYTDSKLVGELEEEYAILTYKLRELRRKISDEKLAMDYVSNRKKQVMEEIASFNAPFNI, encoded by the exons ATGCCCACCGATGGTCGAGATGAACATCATACTAACAGTAGAAGAACCAGAAGACGGTTAGAAACACACAACGAGTTTCAGCGCAGAGGAAATACTCAAGCCCCAGAAACAATTATTG GTCCTGCACCTGGTCGGCGTAATGTTTTACCACGCTCTGTTGTTGCCGATTTCCCTCTTAATGATGCGCGACTCCTCAGGGAATTTTCTGCTCGTCATGCTGGCTTTCTTCTTTCAGAACAAACACATCCCCCTGACATAAGACGTGGAGCTTACGAGTATTTCGCCAACTTCCTCAACCTCTTGCGATCACACTCTACCTTAGACTTGATGACTACATTAAAATCACATGTTGCTGAAGGACTCGATGTTATTAATATGTATGGCTTCAGAGGTGAATGGCTTGATGACTTAGTTCTTCGTCTGAATCCCTCCTATCTTGATATCGCTGAAGAAGAGTTGCGAAACCTGACTGACCAAGAAGCTACGTATACTGATTCGAAACTAGTTGGAGAGTTGGAGGAGGAATATGCAATCTTAACATACAAATTACGTGAATTAAGAAGAAAGATTAGCGACGAGAAACTAGCTATGGACTACGTTTCTAATAGGAAGAAGCAAGTTATGGAAGAAATAGCAAGCTTTAATGCCCCTTTTAATATTTAG
- the LOC11415585 gene encoding UPF0481 protein At3g47200, whose protein sequence is MASTKKTENDTEMMNDWLNSIQTLLKSVDHDYIQSCSISIVPEELKNSLNEEAYMPRVVSIGPRFKGSREDLLLMEEVKLRSMLSLLHRAGKEGESKTYLEKCSKAIWELDKLVRASYVSDIKLEKHELAKIMLVDGCFLLELVITKGFGSELPSRLNSHCPAPEVLKDEDVLSDLMLLENQIPILVLHKLSQILFPNVFDSTDRVQRATKINNLILSILSYPEVSNLSNLEAPHILDLVHFFVNSRRQSESESDSEIESNDNHIVGITEKNQKLKLELKRCASRLLAAGVSIKVIEDDKDSRISSCFSLIRNFFGGVFIKFGKMLVVSKEIDKQVDATVVDGEVRGLDFEFKFENGKFEIAQLHITKTTKAKWCNVIAWEHHKKNWKSSSMDGYESGDENQIGTINLSGKFTLSALIFNGLICCEADVKLLKEKNIIVDHLKMNNEELQDFFRTISFGVDREIVDSSYVKMVDELNNYSEAFFILKIFKIFRHLCMYHLEWVVNFLKQNYNFVAALVALLSVVQTVYAILDYYLKK, encoded by the coding sequence ATGGCCAGTactaaaaaaacagaaaatgataCCGAGATGATGAATGACTGGCTAAATTCTATACAAACATTGTTAAAATCGGTAGACCACGATTACATTCAATCATGTAGCATATCCATAGTTCCTGAAGAACTTAAAAACTCATTGAACGAAGAAGCTTACATGCCAAGGGTGGTATCAATCGGACCAAGATTCAAAGGAAGCAGAGAAGATTTACTTCTAATGGAAGAAGTCAAATTGCGCTCCATGTTGTCTCTCTTACACCGAGCAGGAAAAGAAGGTGAATCCAAAACATACTTAGAAAAATGCAGCAAAGCGATATGGGAATTAGATAAACTAGTTCGAGCGAGTTATGTGTCCGACATCAAACTGGAAAAACATGAACTTGCCAAGATTATGTTGGTTGATGGTTGTTTTCTGTTAGAGCTTGTGATTACAAAAGGGTTCGGTTCTGAACTACCAAGTCGTTTGAATTCACATTGTCCTGCACCTGAAGTACTAAAAGACGAAGATGTTTTGTCTGATCTAATGTTGTTGGAAAATCAAATACCAATTTTAGTACTTCACAAGTTGTCTCAAATTCTTTTCCCAAATGTTTTTGACTCAACAGATCGGGTACAGAGGGCAACCAAGATTAATAATCTTATCCTGTCTATCTTATCCTATCCTGAGGTTTCGAATCTTTCAAATCTCGAAGCTCCTCACATTCTTGATTTGGTTCACTTTTTTGTTAACAGTAGGAGGCAAAGTGAGAGTGAAAGTGATAGTGAAATTGAGAGTAATGATAATCATATAGTAGGCATTACTgagaaaaatcaaaagttgaAGTTGGAATTGAAGAGATGTGCTTCGAGACTACTCGCTGCAGGGGTAAGTATCAAAGTTATTGAAGATGATAAAGATAGCAGAATATCTTCTTGCTTTAGtttgataagaaatttttttggtggtgtattTATTAAGTTTGGTAAAATGCTTGTTGTGAGTAAAGAAATCGATAAACAAGTCGATGCAACGGTTGTTGATGGAGAAGTGAGAGGTTTGGATTTCGAgtttaagtttgagaatgggaaATTTGAAATTGCACAATTGCATATTACAAAAACTACGAAAGCAAAGTGGTGCAATGTAATTGCTTGGGAGCATCATAAAAAGAATTGGAAGAGTTCTTCTATGGATGGATATGAAAGTGGTGACGAGAACCAAATCGGTACGATTAATCTTAGCGGAAAATTCACTTTATCTGCTTTGATTTTCAATGGTTTGATTTGTTGTGAAGCTGATGTGAAGCTTCTCAAGGAAAAGAATATCATTGTAGATCATTTGAAGATGAACAATGAGGAGTTGCAAGATTTTTTTCGTACGATTTCGTTCGGAGTTGATCGTGAGATAGTTGATTCTAGTTATGTTAAAATGGTTGATGAGTTGAACAATTACTCCGAGGCGTTTTTCATCTTgaaaatctttaaaatatttCGCCATCTCTGCATGTATCATCTAGAATGGGTTGTAAactttttgaaacaaaactacAACTTTGTAGCTGCACTGGTTGCTCTACTTAGTGTTGTGCAGACTGTTTATGCAATCCTAGactattatttgaaaaaataa
- the LOC11410641 gene encoding uncharacterized protein, with the protein MSNNGWDELPNNILNNKRPRYRHNELQGRGNSQALQTSIGPAPRLPYVLPNSDSRPVPADFPPEDADLLTQFSARHTGFLLSEHIHTPNMRRQAYEYFAKFLRFLRSHSTLDLMTTSKTSVSNDLYVIKMYGFTGEWLDRLVLRLNPHTSHDVSNEGLQTLIKLQPIYFTYVASLEAEGTDLTRRLNENTAKLSNGREAMESISNTLRQIMEERARLNIPFPI; encoded by the exons ATGTCCAACAATGGTTGGGATGAACTTCCAAATAACATTCTAAACAACAAAAGACCGAGGTATAGACACAACGAGCTTCAGGGAAGAGGAAATTCTCAAGCCTTACAAACAAGTATTG GTCCTGCACCTCGGCTGCCTTATGTTTTACCAAACTCTGATAGTCGTCCTGTTCCTGCCGATTTCCCTCCAGAAGATGCAGACCTCCTCACACAATTTTCTGCTCGTCACACTGGCTTTCTTCTTTCAGAACATATACACACTCCGAACATGAGACGTCAAGCTTATGAATATTTCGCCAAATTCCTCAGGTTTTTGCGATCTCACTCTACCTTGGACTTGATGACTACATCAAAAACATCAGTTTCTAATGATCTTTATGTTATCAAGATGTATGGCTTCACCGGTGAATGGCTTGATCGCTTAGTTCTTCGTCTTAACCCTCACACTTCTCATGATGTTTCCAACGAAGGGTTACAAACATTGATCAAACTTCAAcctatttattttacatatgtTGCTAGCTTGGAAGCGGAGGGTACAGACTTAACACGCAGATTAAATGAAAATACAGCTAAGCTTTCAAATGGGAGAGAAGCTATGGAAAGCATTTCTAATACATTGAGGCAAATTATGGAAGAAAGAGCAAGGTTGAACATTCCTTTTCCAATCTAG